TATTCACAAATTGAATTGCGAGTTTTAGCACATATTACAGGGGATCCTACGTTACAGAAGGCTTTTATTGATAATGAAGATGTGCATACGACAACAGCGATGAAAGTATTTAATGTTGAAGCGGATGAAGTGACGTCATTAATGCGACGTCAGGCGAAAGCGGTCAACTTTGGTATTGTCTATGGTATTAGTGATTATGGTTTAAGTCAGAGTCTGGGTATTACGCGAAAAGAAGCTCAAAAATTCATCGATGATTACTTGGCACATTTCCCAGGTGTGAAAACGTACATGGAAACAATTGTGCAAGATGCCAAACAACAAGGTTATGTAGAAACATTGCTACATCGTCGTCGTTACATTCCAGACATTACAAGTCGTAACTTTAACAAACGAGGATTCGCAGAGCGTACAGCAATGAACTCGCCAATACAAGGTAGTGCAGCTGATATTATTAAAAAAGCAATGGTGGATTTCCATGAGGCAGTTCAAGAAACAGACTTTAAAGCAGAATTATTATTACAAGTACACGATGAATTAATCTTTGAAGTGCCAAAGGATGAAGTAGAACGTTTCAGCCAATTTGTTGAAGATATTATGGTGAATGCATTAGAATTAGATGTCCCATTAAGTGTTGAGTCTGAATTTGGACCGACATGGTACGATGCAAAATAGAAAGAAGGTTGGGTGACCCATGCCAGAATTACCAGAAGTTGAACATGTGAAACGCGGTATTGAACCACATGTCACAGGTCAACAAATTATTGATGTGACATTTTCAGATAAAGTTATCGCGGGAAAAGATGTAGGAAAAGAAACCATTATTAAAGGTATTTCATTAGATGCGTTTAAAAAATACAGTATCGGCTATACAATTCAAAGTGTGACACGTCGTAGTAAATATTTATTATTTACATTGAAACATCATGCAGATGAACGAACACTGATTTCACATCTGGGTATGGCAGGTGGTTTTTTCGTGGCACATAATGTAGAAGATATTGTCATACCGAACTATCGTAAGCACTGGCACGTTATTTTTCATTTGGATAATGGATTGAAACTCATTTATTCTGATATTCGACGATTCGGTGAAATAAGAAATGTCGCACAACTATCGGAATATCCATCGATTATGGAAATAGCGCCAGAACCTTTTACTGAGAAAGCGGAAGCGCATTATCTTAGTCAATTTGCACATAAAAAATATCAAAAGATGCCGATTAAACAAATGATATTGGAACATCGAGTGATTGCAGGCTGCGGGAATATTTATGCTTGTGAAGCACTCTTTGATGCAGGCATTGATCCACATACCATTTCACACACACTTTCGGAAGCACAGCGACAAAAAGTGTTTCATAGTGTTGTAAAGGTGTTAAAAATGGGTATAGAAAATGGTGGAACAAGTATCTCGGATTATGTCCATGCAGATGGTCAGCGAGGAACGATGCAAAATAATTTAAAAGTATATAAGCAAAAAACATGTTCTGTATGTGGGAATGAGATAGCGACTGCCATCATTGGTGGTAGAAATACCCACTATTGTGAACATTGTCAATGTTAGAAAGAGGGAAACTATGCCAAAAGTTATCGGATTAACAGGAGGAATTGCGACAGGTAAATCAACAGTTGCACAATTGTTATCAGCACATGGCTTTA
This region of Staphylococcus sp. IVB6240 genomic DNA includes:
- the mutM gene encoding bifunctional DNA-formamidopyrimidine glycosylase/DNA-(apurinic or apyrimidinic site) lyase; amino-acid sequence: MPELPEVEHVKRGIEPHVTGQQIIDVTFSDKVIAGKDVGKETIIKGISLDAFKKYSIGYTIQSVTRRSKYLLFTLKHHADERTLISHLGMAGGFFVAHNVEDIVIPNYRKHWHVIFHLDNGLKLIYSDIRRFGEIRNVAQLSEYPSIMEIAPEPFTEKAEAHYLSQFAHKKYQKMPIKQMILEHRVIAGCGNIYACEALFDAGIDPHTISHTLSEAQRQKVFHSVVKVLKMGIENGGTSISDYVHADGQRGTMQNNLKVYKQKTCSVCGNEIATAIIGGRNTHYCEHCQC